One window of Triticum dicoccoides isolate Atlit2015 ecotype Zavitan chromosome 5A, WEW_v2.0, whole genome shotgun sequence genomic DNA carries:
- the LOC119303571 gene encoding trihelix transcription factor ASR3-like codes for MSSAGDPAGAAAAAAPNPSVRAPRLPRWTRQEILVLIEGKRMVEVRGGVRGGRGRLAAAAAAGATGEGAAAALEPKWAAVAEYCRRHGVERGAVQCRKRWSNLAGDWKKIKEWERAAAGAREPSFWAMRNDARRERRLPGFFDREVYGILEGRGRGVVAGSSSGGGAAVEEVGVVRMEEDDDEETGEEEEERGKGKEVAVAVAVETVFDSGRPAGEEVLFSEEEDAETPEATPAPPPAVIALPISENSEASRQQSAQQGTTKDRQGGHQGSTKTGGSPTLQQSGQKRQRTGNDSEPRAEGIADKLLEILERNSQIMTAQLEAQNMNSERDREERREQANSLAVVLGRLADALGRIADKL; via the coding sequence CCCGAGGCTGCCCCGCTGGACGCGGCAGGAGATACTGGTGCTCATCGAGGGCAAGCGCATGGTTGAAGTCCGCGGCGGCGTGCGCGGCGGGAGGGGgcgcctggcggcggcggcggcggccggggcaaccggggagggggcggcggcggcgctggagcccAAGTGGGCCGCCGTCGCGGAGTACTGCCGGCGGCATGGCGTGGAGAGGGGGGCCGTGCAGTGCCGGAAGCGGTGGAGCAACCTCGCTGGGGACTGGAAGAAGATAAAGGAGTGGGAGCGGGCGGCCGCCGGCGCGCGGGAGCCCTCGTTCTGGGCCATGCGCAACGACGCGAGGCGGGAGCGCCGGCTCCCTGGCTTCTTCGACCGCGAGGTGTACGGCATACTCGAAGGTCGAGGTCGGGGGGTCGTCGCCGGCAGCAGCTCCGGTGGTGGTGCCGCCGTGGAGGAAGTAGGGGTGGTGCGCATggaggaggatgatgatgaggagacgggggaggaggaagaggagagaggGAAGGGGAAGGAGGTGGCAGTGGCAGTGGCAGTGGAGACCGTGTTTGACAGTGGCCGGCCCGCCGGGGAGGAGGTCCTCTTCTCGGAGGAGGAAGATGCTGAGACGCCAGAGGCGACGCCGGCACCACCGCCGGCGGTCATCGCCTTGCCGATTTCCGAGAATTCGGAGGCATCAAGGCAACAGAGCGCACAGCAAGGCACAACAAAAGACAGGCAAGGAGGGCATCAAGGCAGCACCAAGACAGGAGGCTCACCGACTCTGCAGCAGAGCGGGCAGAAGAGACAGCGAACCGGCAACGACAGTGAGCCCAGAGCAGAAGGCATAGCAGACAAGCTGCTGGAGATCCTAGAGCGGAACAGCCAGATCATGACGGCGCAGCTGGAGGCGCAGAACATGAACTCGGAGCGCGACCGCGAGGAGAGGAGAGAGCAGGCCAACAGCCTCGCCGTGGTGCTCGGCAGGCTCGCCGATGCTCTTGGCAGGATCGCCGATAAGCTCTAG